A portion of the Rhodococcus pseudokoreensis genome contains these proteins:
- a CDS encoding glycosyltransferase family 87 protein — protein MLQSESKFRDYRLHAVALLVGVLSVGVVAYREFDAATGYLMDLSVFRDAGHAFVSGLPLYSADFPSSSGFRFIYAPFAAILFAPMAEIDPAVLQALWCALNLGLVWWMVKVALSKLDVGRPELLALLSMGPVLLLEPMRSNFDFGQINIILMALVVADCTGVIPKRFRGIAIGLAAAIKITPAAFLLVLLVRRDFRSIGRSLATILVTVALGFWLLPQSSVWFWTTEFFATGRAGAPDFFRNQAVTGVIARLGAEGRLASILWVLSAAVIVSAAAWSAYRFTRSGEHLIALSVVALASLLAAPFAVTHHWAYSILLIPILIAPQYRSWRPLVGAATLIFLIGPNFVLQSSSSGWVEAAVREVIGSSQCLVALILLGAAVVAARSRTPLPDVETDAVPADADALEPVRG, from the coding sequence TTGTTACAGAGTGAATCGAAGTTCAGGGATTATCGTCTCCATGCCGTCGCGCTCCTCGTGGGCGTCCTCTCCGTGGGGGTGGTGGCCTACCGGGAGTTCGATGCGGCAACGGGCTACCTGATGGACCTCTCCGTCTTCCGCGACGCCGGCCACGCCTTCGTCAGCGGGCTGCCGCTCTACTCCGCGGACTTCCCGAGCAGTTCCGGGTTTCGGTTCATCTACGCACCGTTCGCGGCGATCCTCTTCGCACCGATGGCGGAGATCGACCCAGCGGTCCTGCAGGCGCTGTGGTGCGCCCTCAACCTCGGACTCGTGTGGTGGATGGTCAAGGTGGCGCTGTCGAAACTCGACGTCGGCCGCCCCGAACTTCTCGCTCTGCTGTCGATGGGGCCGGTACTGCTCCTCGAGCCGATGCGCTCGAACTTCGACTTCGGTCAGATCAACATCATCCTGATGGCGCTCGTGGTCGCCGACTGCACCGGGGTGATCCCGAAGAGGTTCCGCGGAATCGCGATCGGCCTCGCCGCGGCAATCAAGATCACCCCCGCAGCCTTCCTGTTGGTCCTGCTCGTCCGCCGCGACTTCCGCTCGATCGGACGGTCGCTCGCCACGATCCTCGTCACCGTCGCACTCGGCTTCTGGCTGCTGCCGCAGTCGTCGGTGTGGTTCTGGACCACCGAATTCTTCGCCACGGGCCGTGCGGGCGCGCCCGACTTCTTCCGCAACCAGGCCGTCACCGGCGTCATCGCCCGGCTCGGAGCGGAGGGCAGACTGGCCAGCATCCTCTGGGTGCTCAGCGCGGCCGTCATCGTCTCCGCCGCCGCATGGTCGGCGTACCGGTTCACCCGGTCGGGTGAACACCTGATCGCACTGTCTGTCGTGGCCCTGGCATCCCTGCTCGCCGCGCCGTTCGCCGTCACCCACCACTGGGCGTACAGCATCCTGCTGATTCCGATCCTGATCGCACCGCAGTACCGCAGCTGGCGACCTCTGGTCGGCGCCGCGACGCTGATCTTCCTGATCGGCCCGAATTTCGTGCTGCAGTCGTCCTCGTCCGGCTGGGTGGAGGCCGCCGTCCGCGAGGTGATCGGCAGCTCGCAGTGCCTCGTCGCCCTGATCCTGCTCGGCGCCGCGGTCGTGGCCGCGCGGTCCCGCACCCCGCTCCCGGACGTCGAGACCGACGCAGTGCCCGCGGACGCCGATGCCCTGGAGCCTGTCCGCGGCTGA
- a CDS encoding PadR family transcriptional regulator encodes MPGRVLDNPLVLPVLGLLLESPMHPYQLEITLRERSEDGQWPLNRGSLNNVVAALAAAGWIEEHERAQREGRPARTVYALTDAGRAELVSRLDVQIRSAAREFSPFFAAISYLGALGREGAVAALTERAQRLTARIESDQAKYTRALGDGVPALFVVEADYALHAARAELDWIASTIAGIRDGRLAWPAPPTHDVIS; translated from the coding sequence ATGCCCGGACGCGTCCTCGACAATCCCCTCGTCCTGCCGGTGCTCGGCCTGCTCCTCGAATCGCCGATGCACCCCTACCAGTTGGAGATCACGTTGCGTGAGCGCAGCGAGGACGGTCAGTGGCCGCTCAATCGCGGTTCGCTGAACAATGTGGTCGCCGCCCTCGCGGCGGCGGGCTGGATCGAGGAACACGAACGTGCGCAACGCGAAGGGCGGCCCGCCCGCACCGTCTACGCCCTCACCGACGCCGGGCGCGCGGAACTGGTGAGCCGACTGGACGTCCAGATCCGCAGCGCCGCACGGGAGTTCTCACCGTTCTTCGCCGCCATCAGCTATCTCGGCGCGCTGGGACGCGAGGGCGCCGTCGCCGCACTCACCGAACGCGCCCAACGACTCACCGCGAGAATCGAATCCGACCAGGCCAAGTACACCCGCGCGCTCGGCGACGGGGTGCCCGCCCTGTTCGTTGTCGAGGCGGATTACGCACTCCACGCCGCACGGGCCGAGCTGGACTGGATCGCGTCGACGATCGCCGGCATCCGCGACGGTCGCCTCGCGTGGCCCGCACCGCCGACGCACGACGTGATCTCGTGA
- a CDS encoding SDR family NAD(P)-dependent oxidoreductase, with amino-acid sequence MNIDGSVAIVTGGASGLGNATARALHRRGAQVVLIDLPTSSGPDAAAEIGDGAHFVAADVTSADDIAGAVDFAAGLGDLRIAVNCAGVATPGKVLGRSGALPLEDFERVIRINLVGTFNVIRLAAEKISATNPIDGERGIIIDTASVAAFDGQIGQPAYAASKGGVAALTLPLARELARHLIRVVTIAPGIFETPMMAGLPEDAQRSLGEQVPHPSRLGKATEYAALAAHIIDNPMLNGETIRLDGAIRMAPK; translated from the coding sequence ATGAACATCGACGGATCCGTCGCTATCGTCACCGGTGGCGCATCCGGCCTGGGCAATGCCACCGCACGCGCCCTGCACAGGCGCGGAGCCCAGGTCGTACTGATCGACCTTCCCACCTCCAGCGGACCCGATGCCGCTGCCGAGATCGGCGACGGCGCGCATTTCGTCGCAGCCGACGTCACCTCCGCCGACGACATCGCTGGAGCCGTTGACTTCGCGGCCGGGCTGGGCGACCTCCGGATTGCCGTGAACTGCGCCGGCGTCGCCACCCCAGGCAAGGTTCTCGGCCGAAGCGGCGCACTGCCGCTCGAGGACTTCGAGCGTGTAATTCGTATCAACCTGGTCGGCACCTTCAACGTGATTCGCCTTGCGGCAGAGAAGATCTCGGCCACAAATCCGATCGACGGCGAACGAGGCATCATCATTGACACCGCCTCCGTCGCCGCGTTCGACGGCCAGATCGGCCAACCCGCCTACGCCGCATCGAAGGGCGGTGTTGCGGCACTAACACTTCCCCTCGCCCGGGAACTCGCGCGCCACCTCATCCGCGTCGTCACCATCGCCCCGGGGATCTTCGAAACCCCGATGATGGCAGGACTGCCCGAGGACGCGCAGCGTTCACTCGGTGAACAGGTCCCCCACCCCTCCCGCCTGGGCAAAGCCACCGAGTACGCCGCCCTCGCCGCCCACATTATCGACAATCCCATGCTCAACGGCGAAACGATCAGGCTCGACGGTGCCATCCGGATGGCGCCGAAGTAG
- the lipA gene encoding lipoyl synthase yields the protein MTGQSSTAGVSASRVDPGGRKLLRIEVRNAQTPIEHKPNWIKTRAKMGPEYTELKTLVKSEGLNTVCEEAGCPNIYECWEDREATFLIGGDQCTRRCDFCQIDTGRPADLDRDEPRRVAESVRSMGLRYSTITGVARDDLPDGGAWLYAETVRQIHALNPTTGVENLIPDFNGKLDLLAEVFDARPEVLAHNLETVPRIFKRIRPAFRYERSLGVITAARDFGLVTKSNLILGMGETPEEVREAMEDLHAAGCDILTITQYLRPSHRHHPVERWVKPEEFVEHSQAAEEIGFAGVMAGPLVRSSYRAGRLYAQAMVRHGRSLPAGQAHLADEWTASQEAGSLIARLARA from the coding sequence GTGACAGGACAGAGCTCGACCGCGGGCGTATCCGCTTCGCGGGTCGACCCAGGCGGGCGCAAGCTGCTCCGCATCGAGGTCCGTAACGCGCAGACTCCGATCGAGCACAAACCGAACTGGATCAAGACGAGAGCGAAGATGGGCCCGGAGTACACCGAGCTCAAGACGCTGGTCAAGTCCGAGGGCTTGAACACGGTGTGCGAGGAGGCTGGCTGTCCCAACATCTACGAATGCTGGGAGGACCGCGAGGCCACGTTCCTCATCGGCGGCGACCAGTGCACCCGCCGCTGCGACTTCTGCCAGATCGACACCGGCAGGCCCGCCGACCTGGACCGCGACGAGCCGCGTCGCGTCGCCGAGTCCGTCCGCTCGATGGGTCTGCGGTACTCGACGATCACCGGCGTCGCCCGCGACGACCTCCCCGACGGCGGCGCCTGGCTGTATGCCGAGACGGTTCGCCAGATCCACGCGCTGAACCCGACCACAGGCGTGGAGAACCTCATCCCTGACTTCAACGGCAAGCTGGACCTGCTGGCCGAGGTATTCGACGCCCGCCCCGAGGTTCTCGCGCACAACCTCGAGACGGTGCCGCGGATCTTCAAGCGGATTCGTCCGGCGTTCCGCTATGAACGCTCCCTCGGCGTGATCACCGCCGCCCGCGACTTCGGGCTGGTCACCAAGTCCAACCTGATCCTCGGCATGGGCGAGACCCCCGAGGAGGTACGCGAGGCGATGGAAGATCTGCACGCCGCCGGTTGCGACATCCTCACCATCACCCAGTACCTGCGCCCCTCCCACCGGCACCACCCCGTCGAGCGGTGGGTCAAGCCCGAAGAGTTCGTCGAGCACTCCCAGGCCGCCGAGGAGATCGGGTTCGCCGGCGTCATGGCCGGACCGCTCGTCCGCTCGTCGTACCGCGCCGGACGTCTCTACGCGCAGGCGATGGTCCGCCACGGCCGCTCGCTGCCCGCCGGGCAGGCACACCTTGCTGACGAGTGGACCGCCTCGCAGGAAGCCGGTTCGCTGATCGCGCGCCTCGCACGCGCCTGA